The Rhodamnia argentea isolate NSW1041297 chromosome 10, ASM2092103v1, whole genome shotgun sequence sequence TACATGTGtaaatgaagaaggaaaaaaaaaaggtgttggGTGAGCTGTGCACTATTTCGGTTGAGTGGGTTTAGGTTCGGTTGGTATATATCGAGGATTATGGTAGTAAAAATTTTCAGTCCAAAACTGAGAAAAGAGATTGTGTGTGAGTGAGCGAAGTTGGTGGAAATTGAAGATTAGATGGATAAAATGATTAGGTTGTAGGTCCGAGTGGTTTTTAAGCAATAACTTGTGAGAGAAGATGGAGTAATTTAGGACTACGTGGGATgaatttcttgataaaaaaaaaagaaattgcaacttGAGGATTGAACTACTTTGTGTAAGGAAAAGCCCGGACAGGTTGGCTTCTAGTGAGAAATTAGTTAGGGTCCATACAATTACTATATTCCTCAGAGTGAGACTCGAGTATCCATTAAGGATTTAGGCTATTTGGTAATGACTTGAATCCTGTGTTGTTTCGAAAGAGCAAATATATAGTTAAGGCATGTGCCGCAACACTATTACGCATCATGGGTCTTAACATGTGGATAATCGAAGCATGTTATAGATTACATATGTTTGTGCATTATCATAAAACCTGAATAATACTGTGCACGTATCACGTTTGGACCAGTGAGGTTCGTGATAATGAGCTTAGTGTTCGATTATATACCCCATAGAGTGTATGGGAGGACCCCGCCGTGTGACTAGGTAGCCTTGCCGTGTGATGCGGGTCGGCCTACGAGGCGGTACGAGgcaacatatatatttttttttatgaaacagtTGAATTAATTTTCCATATTGAACGTTCACGTACAATGATCACAAATTTGCGTATTGCATAAAATGACATTATGAGATGGCGGACATGCTTACCGTTGATGACGTTAGCAGTATAGAGTGTAACTGTTCCTTAAGTTTCGTTTCTCATTTCATCCATTGGTTAGATTAGTCAATGGCTTAGAAAAATTTACTTGCTGAgtttctcactttttccttgttgTGGTTTTTCTCAAACAGACCACACATAGCTAGCCTACCCACTATTACCTATGGGGTGCAGTCGTGTATGAGCTGGAGCATGACACCCTTTGAGATCTCGAGGTTGTCGGGACTTGAGTTTGTCAGAGTCATAGTAACCCTATGGATAGATGGAAGCTTGGACATGGGGGAGGTTCCTCACAGATATGTCACGATCTACGGCCGATTAGAGGATGGCCTTGGTTTTGTAAGCCCATTACCCTTCGACTATGTGACACCCTAGAGGGCCCATCGCGATAGAGTAGTAGACCGATGAAGTACGGCACAGGCCAAAGTCCTTGTTGATTAGAGATGTTGTCAGGTTGTGATATGGGAGTTTTTGTTGGGGATCGGTTGTCTCTTTGTTGTTTGTACCGGGTAGGGCGACGGGCCACTTTTTGGATGCCACTCGATGAGGTTTTCTAGGTTGTAACTAAATCAAACCCTATTTTTGTTGACCAGTAATAAATAAGTGCCGTGTTTTATTTATCCGACTACGTGTTTTACTCTAATAATTACTAATTATTTCATTCGTTGGAATACGTGATGAGCACGGAACGCCACTGCTCTGTTATGTTATCAAAGCATAGGTTTACTTGGAGTGATCGGGTGCGTTAAAACTTTAGAGTCTAAGAAGactgtgcatgtgattgttatagCTATTACATTAGGTCTCAGTAACAATTGCGTTACTTAGCTTGTGTTAGTGATAAGTTGAACTTGTTACTCATTAAGGAATAGTTATTTGCAAAGCGCGAAAATGAGTGGAACAGAGGTACCATCAGCAAGAAGCGCCCTTACTAACCCAACAGCAGATGGCATTTTGGCGGCTTTAACCCAAGTGGGAGCATTGATGGTTCAGCAAGCGCAGCAATAGACTGTAGTCAATGCCGATGGGGGGTGAACGTCATACCTAAGGACTGGTGGAACAATTTTTGAAGTTAAAACCTTCCAAGTTCACGGGAACTGGAAAGCCTGAAGAGGCGGAGCAGTGGATCAAGGAAATGGAGAAGATGTTCAGGCTATTGAATTGTACTGATGTACATAAGATGACACCGGCGGAGTATCGGATGGACAGGAATGCTATGTATTGGTGGCAGGCAATGGAGGACACGGTATTCCCTGCAAGAACAGAGATTGTCTGGGAAATTTTTGTCACTGCTTTCTATGAGAAGTATTTCTCGAGTTGCACTCAAGACCGAAAGCTAATAGACTTTGTGGAACTAAAGCGGGGTGATAGAACCGTTGATGAATATGAGGCGAAGTTTTCTGAACTGTCAAGGTTTGCTCTTCGCCCGGTTGAGCATCTTGAGGATAAGGCGAAGAAGTTTTTGAAAGGCTTGAAGCCGGAGATAAGGAAGCAATTGGCGCCATTCGGGCCAATGACCTACCGAGAGATTTATAGCAAGGCACAGTATGTGGAACAGGAGATGGCTGGAGAGGAGATAGAGCCGATGCCTCCAGTGATCCGGGGTAATGAAAATTGTGGGAAGAGGCCAATGCAGCCTAGTCGATTTCAGTTAAACCCTAATAAGAGGCGTTTTGGAGAGAATTTTGGCAAGCAAGGTGGGGTACGGATTGCGTAAAGGAGACCAAACTCCGGAGAGACGTACCGTTGGTGTGGCAAGTTCCATAATTATGCTCTGTGTCCAACATTGAGGAAGTGCTTTGGCTACGGTCAAACATGACATTTGGTGAGGGATTGCCCACGAAATAGGCCGCAAATGCGGCTAACTCCTCCTCAAAGGCCTCAAGGACTACTAATGGGTGGAGGAAGATAGAATTCACAGAGGCCACCGACCCAAGGAAAAGTGTACGTGATGACGCGGTAGgaggccaaggcttccaagaATGTTATCTCAGGTATCATCTCTATACATGGTCATAAAGCATATGCCTTATTCAATACGAGTGCCACTCACTCCTTTATATCTGCTCGATTCATGAGATTGCATGGAATAGAATCTAATCAGTTAGAAGTATCGTTAATCGTCTCGACACCGATGAAAGAGAGTATGTTATCGACTTTAGTCCGTAGAAATTGTGAGATTGAGATTGATGGGAGGAGACAGATGGTTGATCCGATGGTGTTGGTTATGTGCGATTTTGATATTATCATTGGTATGGACTAGTTGAATAGACATCGAGCTACGTTGGATTGTCATGAAAAGTTGATATCTTTTAATCCATTAAATGAACTCAGCTTTGAATTTCGAGGAAATGGGACAAGTGCCACAAGGGCATTTATTTCTGCAATCGAAGCTTGTTAACTGTTAGGTGAAGGATGTTATGGATATTTGGCGGTCGTTAATGATAAGGAAAAGCCGGAAAAGAAACTAGATGAGATACGTGTAATCGGAGAGTTTCCGGATGTGTTTCCTGAAAAATTACCAGGATTACCCCCGGAGCGATAAGTAGAGTTTGCAATACAACTAGCTCCAGGAATAAAGCCTATATCTAAGGCACCTTATAGGATCGCTCTAGCGGAATTGAAAGAATTAAAGGTACAATTACAGGAAT is a genomic window containing:
- the LOC115741990 gene encoding uncharacterized protein LOC115741990, which produces MSGTEVPSARSALTNPTADGILAALTQVGALMLKPSKFTGTGKPEEAEQWIKEMEKMFRLLNCTDVHKMTPAEYRMDRNAMYWWQAMEDTVFPARTEIVWEIFVTAFYEKYFSSCTQDRKLIDFVELKRGDRTVDEYEAKFSELSRFALRPVEHLEDKAKKFLKGLKPEIRKQLAPFGPMTYREIYSKAQYVEQEMAGEEIEPMPPVIRGNENCGKRPMQPSRFQLNPNKRRFGENFGKQGGVRIA